The proteins below are encoded in one region of Cololabis saira isolate AMF1-May2022 chromosome 21, fColSai1.1, whole genome shotgun sequence:
- the LOC133421810 gene encoding UNC93-like protein MFSD11, with translation MADRRTYNVVVLGLGFLFIFTAFTTCGNVEQTVLKSLKNYTVNGSGYHSLGIIYGVFSFSNLIAPTIVSIIGAKCSMFLSGLLYSGYIAVFIIPSTWSFYLTSVLIGFGAALLWTAQGHFLVENSEASTINRNTGMFWALLQCSMLFGNLYIYFGWNGSSEISDISRRNIFLFLLVASVLGTLSFLALRKSHHEEEMLSEEEGQPLLSARTKYKNRANTALQDTKSEFKTILQLLKTKTIMLLSPCMAYSGLELCFYSGVYGTCIGATTHFGEAAKGLIGISGIVVGLGEIVGGGLFGLLCKNSRFRRTSVVFLGMIVHFIASYLIFLNIPDDAPVVYETTTQKSPYLTPSVSIALLCSFLLGLGDSCFNTQLYSILGNVYAEQSTPAFAIFKFIQSVCAAVAFFYSGYLLLTWQLLLMVILGFTGTLCFFVVERMQDFFVEDMPED, from the exons ATGGCAGACAGAAGGACGTACAACGTTGTGGTTTTAGGTTTGGGCTTTCTGTTCATCTTCACCGCCTTCACGACCTGCGGGAACGTGGAA CAAACTGTCCTGAAAAGTCTGAAGAATTATACTGTCAATGGGAGCGGTTACCACAG TCTTGGGATCATCTATGGGGTCTTTTCATTCTCCAATCTGATTGCACCAACAATTGTCTCAATAATTGGAGCAAAGTGTTCCATGTTTTTGAGTGGACTTCTTTACAG TGGTTACATTGCAGTGTTCATCATCCCCTCCACATGGTCCTTTTACCTGACCTCCGTGCTCATCGGTTTTGGAGCAGCCT TGCTCTGGACGGCTCAAGGACACTTCCTGGTGGAAAACTCAGAAGCTTCCACCATCAACAGGAACACTGGGATGttctgggccctcctccagtgCAG catgcTGTTTGGGAatctttacatttattttggctGGAATGGCAGCTCAGAAATTTCAG ACATCAGCCGgagaaacatttttcttttcctgttgGTCGCCTCCGTCCTCGGCACACTCAGCTTCCTGGCGTTGAGAAAGAGCCATCATGAAGAAGAGATGCTCTCTGAAGAGGAGGGGCAGCCGCTGCTCTCGGCTCGTACCAA GTACAAGAACAGAGCAAACACGGCTCTGCAGGATACCAAGTCAGAATTCA AAACCATCCTGCAGCTGCTGAAGACTAAAACAATAATGCTCCTCAGTCCCTGCATGGCATACAGCG GCCTGGAGCTGTGTTTCTACAGCGGCGTGTACGGAACGTGTATCGGAGCAACCACGCACTTTGGAGAAGCTGCTAAAGGCTTGATTGGGATCTCTGGGATTGTGGTAGGGCTCGGAGAGATTGTAG GTGGAGGCTTGTTCGGGCTGCTGTGCAAGAACAGCCGTTTCAGGCGAACCTCTGTGGTGTTTCTGGGAATGATTGTCCATTTCATTGCTTCCTATTTGATCTTCCTCAACATCCCGGATGATGCACCGGTTGTCTATGAAACCACCACCCAAAAGAGTCCATATCTGACTCCAAG CGTATCCATTGCACTGCTGTGCAGCTTCCTGCTCGGACTCGGTGATAGTTGTTTCAACACCCAGCTCTACAGCATCCTCGGCAATGTTTATGCCGAACAAAGCACACCTGCTTTTGCCATCTTCAAATTCATCCAG TCCGTTTGTGCAGCCGTGGCGTTCTTCTACAGCGGTTATCTCCTGCTAACGTGGCAGCTCCTGCTGATGGTCATCCTGGGTTTCACCGGGACCCTCTGCTTCTTCGTGGTGGAGAGGATGCAGGACTTCTTTGTGGAGGATATGCCGGAAGATTAG